AATTTATAAATTTAAGCTTAAAGAAATATTGCAGGAACAGATTTTAAAATCAGAGAAGGAGGTAAAAAATGGAAGTTATAATAATGGGAAATGATTTTTTTGAAGAAGAATTAAATTTATCAGAATTTTTAGAATGCACAGCTGATTGCTCGTCATTTTGTATTGACTGTACTTTGGGCTGGAATATTAATCTTGAAAAGGAGGCCAAAAATTGAATAATACTTATACCGAAAAGATTATTATGAATAGTTTTCAAGGTAATGGTAATCTAATTTTTTTAAAAGGATTAAATATCAATACTCTTGAAATTAAAGGTAAGTTAACTGTTTTAGATGATTGTAATTTTGAAAAATTTGTTTTTTCTGGAAAAGCAGAGGTAGGAAATCTGTTAGGAAATACACTCCAACTTCATGGATCTATCGTTGGAAAAAATATATCTGCTGAAAATATTGATATATTTGGAGAGTTTAATTTAGAATCTATTCTTGGAAAAAATATAAATATAAAAGGTGGAAATGGACATATTAATTCTATAAAAGGAGATTCTATTTCGATTTTGGGTGCAAGTGAAGAAGATAAAAGAAATGCAATAAATGGAATTGATAACATTTTTAAAGAGAGTTTTTTTAAAAAAATTAGTGAATATATTAATTTCGATAAGTTAAAAGAGCATATGAATTCTGAAGATTCCTATATATATATTGATAAAATTGTAGGAAGAGATATAAAGTTAAAAAATGTAATAGCTAATTATGTGGAAGGTACAAATATAGAAATATTAGAAGGATGTAAAATTAAAGTTTTAAATAAAAATAATATATAAAATCGTTCCCTAATGAGTTTAATTAAGTTAGTTTAATAGTTTTATGAAAATTAAAGATGTATTAGAAGCTAAAGAGTCAGCTCAAAAACAGAAGTAAAAAAAATTTATACAAAAAATATTGAAAAATTTGAACTCAAGGAATAAAAATAGTATAATAAAATTAAAACTCAAAGTTGTGAATATCACAAAATACCGCAGGTGTAGTGCGGGTGAATAGTTATTTGAGTTAATGTATTAAGAAGAACCAGTTTTAGGAAATATTACCCCATATTTAATATGGAATATTTCTAAAAGAACAAGATTAGAATTGCATTTAGGGTAAATTAATGGATTCGTCTTAAAAGTTTTGAAAATACGTTCAGCCCAAGAAATTTTGTCTTTAAAAAGCTTAA
The nucleotide sequence above comes from Cetobacterium somerae ATCC BAA-474. Encoded proteins:
- a CDS encoding transposase; protein product: MYLTLPIEQFIGRLLSYIPPEDFKMIRRFGLYSRRHKKKKPKKIKLFKDKISWAERIFKTFKTNPLIYPKCNSNLVLLEIFHIKYGVIFPKTGSS